CCTTATAAaaatagagaggttgttttcaatagaccctcgactcagaaaaacataagcaccacattaattAAAAAGATAGACAATGAGGGACAACGCCAAAAAGCCATGTAAAAGTGGCATAAAAACAACATGATAATAAGAtgatcaaaataaaagaaaacgatGGATATTCATAAAAACGCACTACCAACAAAATGCGAGAGTGTGCACTAATCCTATTGGTATTAACAATCTACCACCTACCCTACTActctaatcctcgacctccacaccttcctatcaagggtgaTATCCTTGGTCGGCTGAAGCTGcgtcatgtcttgcctaatcgccctctccccacctcttcttcggcctacctctacctcttcgtacgccctccaatgtcaacctcaCACCTCCTCATCGGCGCATTTGTGCTCCTCCTCCTCACATGTCCAAACCACCACCTAACCCTTGCTTTCTGCATCTTGTCCCCAATTGGGTCCCACACCCACCTTGTTGCGAATAACATCATTTCTGATCCTATCTAACGTAGTGTGCCCTCACATCTATTTTTAGAGGTAAATGAGAATAGAAAAGGAAACCTATGGCCACGTCAAAAATTTAAGCATTGCCCCGTCTTAGCCTCCCTGGGAGCCACGAACACGGAAAagatttctgaaaataattttaACCAACCGAAAAAATCAACACGAAAATCAAAAGTAAAAGATTTAAAGCTCTATTCAAAGGGGAAAACATGCTAAATAACCCGATCATCCCCTTTGTTGAAATCATCCCCTTTGCTGAAATCGCAAACATCCTAGTAATAGGCAGCATCAGTATCCAAATATCTTCATTTAATCTAAAACAAAACGCCCTATAAATAATTTACAGTATCCTATTTTGCTTGCGCTTTAAACAACATGAAACATGAGAGATTATCATGCTGTCCTTTAAGCAGATCAGAGAACTTATACTCATGTTGATGGAGTTTCAAGTCTCAGAAGATCAACCATTGGCATATGGTGTGAATTCTAAACTCTAGATGAAACTGGATCCCAAAATTACTTATACAGACTGCTGTATCAGCGATCCACTTCCAGTTCCCGTCCTTGCCATCCTAGAGACATCTGTGATTGCTGAGGCTGATCAAAGCCATACTCGGTAGATGAACCAGATCCAACATAATTTTCTGGATGATCAAACTTACAAGCAGGGCCAAACTTGCATATCCCATAACGGCTGTAGAATGAGCAGACAGTTTGATCCtataatttgaaaataaaaataaaaaaaataaaaaaacatatgAGAAACCAAAGTATAAGCAGAGCATGCAATGAGTAATGCACAATATACAAATAAGAGAGAGCATACAGCTCAACTAGGAGGTAATGAATCACTTATAGAGCAATTTATTGACCTAAATGTCAAAAGCTAAAAATTCTAGGAAGAAACATTAAATAAATTTAAGATCCAGACAGAAGAAAAACGTACAGGTCTTAGCGGCAGGCCCTTCTCATTAAGAGTACTTGAGTTTGCTTTTGATACTCGAGACTTTGGATGGTGAAATTTGCAGTTAAATTTGTATTTACAGTCTCCAGTTTTAATGAAGTAACTGCAATCAGGTTGACCGGGACGTTCAGGATATTCTTCAACCAGCAGTGGCTGTAGAGGCCGTGGATAGTAATTGGTCTTGGTTGCTGGATTGTTCATACCAAATGCTGGAGGAGTAGGTAGTCTCTTCTCTGCTGTTGGATAGACCGGGGCCTCAATCAGCAAAAACATAGAAACAAGTAAGCGCAGGCAGTAAAGGTGTCTTGCTACAAAGTCAGCAGTCAAAGCCATAGAGCTTAATAAATAATATGGAAGACCCCAAAAGTTCAGAATGTACTGTATACTTATCTATTTTATTTAGCGTTTATCATACTGTCCAATAACCAGCAACTTCCTTCCCAAGGATGAGTGCCACGCCATATAAACTTGAACAAGTATAGTTCTCACATGATAAGGCTAAAATATACAGGTAAATTTCCACCACTATCTACATAAGTAGACATTAAAACCATATTATTACTAGCATGGATTGAAGTACCTGCTTCAGATAACTCCAAAAGAAGGTCAAAAGGATTAAGATGCACTAGCGACCTGATAACTCCAATTTTCAGAACACACCATTTTTTGACAAGGTAATAAAATTTTATCAAAGGCCAACAAGCACGTGCATACCAATAGTATACAAAAAAGCAGAAAACCTTACAAAACAGAGCACGCATCATATAACATACAACAGATAAATATTAAACTTCGTTATGGACTACCTGATACCCATTCCATTCGGTATTTGGAGAAGGAATGCCTTGGGTTGGTGGATACATCATTGGTACGTAAGGAGCTGTGTCATTCAATGCTCTTGGCGAAGACCAAGAAGATGCAGCTGGATGGGAGGCAGCTTGTACGGGAACAGCTCCACCGTTATTATATCCAGAAGAACGATCAGCTCCAGCCACAGTGGTAGGATCAGGATGATGAAACCTACAGTTGGACCCATACTTGCAAGAGCCAGTACGCATATAGTAAGGGCACTCCTTCTCCCCCTGAAATGAAGATCAGCACATATGATCCCTCGAGAAAAATTCTCAGATTCCCAAACTTCTAAAACAGTGGAAAGAAGTAATACCGGTCGAATAGGCAGGCCAAGAAAGTTGAACTCCGCAATAGGTGAGATGGAACCTTTTTCCCTACTATGATTGAATTTACAAGCTTTTCCATACTTGCAACCCCCTGATGTCAGGTAGTACTGCACAGAACAAAAAATGGAATGCAAGACATAGGTAATTAAAAGATCAAAGTTATTCGGGTATTGTAAAAAAAGGGCAAGGCAGCCCGCTGCAcaaagctcccgctatgcgcggggtcgaggaagggccggaccacaagggtctatcgtacgcagccttaccttgcatttctgcaagaggcttaTTCGGGTATTGTACACAAACATTAATTACTTATCACACAACTAAAAATCGacaaaaagaaatgaagaaaattcTTTAAAGCAACATTACCAACGCTTAAAAGTCATCACAAAAACAGTATATCATTCAGAAAATAACAAAGAAAAGGAATAATTATACCAACAACTAAATACTTTAACAGGCAGTGTTCTCATCATTGTTTCTGATAAAGCTGTTCTCATCATTGTTCTTGATAAAGCTCTTCTCGTTATTGTTAACCAATGAATCATCAATTAAAAGTCAATTTCAATCACATCATGCGGCAAAGGCTTCATATGTAGACATATCAAGATAGTCAAGGTTTTACTGATAGCTTCTACATGACATATGGTCACATTTCCTTGTACAAAAAAAGATATACAGTCATGTTTCACTCCCATCTCAAGATATAGCCAAGACGAAATTTAAGAATAGTGCATAGAACGAAATATTAAGTTCCTGCACTTAAAAAATGCAGCAAAGAGAAGAATTGAGCAGTATTTTTTGATTTTACGTGTATCAAATTATTGCTCAGCAAAAGTACTACAATCTGAATGTTGGAATTTAAATAGTTCCTCATAAAAGAAGCATTCTCTCCACCATATAGTACCTTTGATTGGATATTCCAAAATATTACCTACTTAAGCAATCACTACTCTGGCAAACTTAAACTTCATAATCGATTTTTTTCCTGTATTGAGCAAAAGCAGAAGAAACTTCATAATCGGCTCACTGCCCTGGCCAAATCTACTAGCAGTGAGAAATAGGTGAGGTTCTAAATACAAAGAATATCAACAAATTCCcctaacaaaagaaaagggaataACAAACCTCTCCAACTAAGGACAAAGGCAGGAATCTTCCTTTTAGCGTTCCAACTTAAAGACGCAGTTACAGATGGCAAAAAGTAGAAATCAACATGTTGCTTTTTAAATTTATGCTAAAGTAGATTTTGTTACTAGTTATTGTTATCATGTAATCCACTAACTCACTAGCAATTCTGACATCCCCCGATTCTCGACGAGTTGTTGGCCAAGAAAGTCATTGAGCTTCCAAAGTCAACGCGACCTAATGAagccaacaacaataacaacaaacccagtaaTTTCCCACAAGTGGAGTTTGGGGAAGAtaagatgtacgcagccttacccctactgTGGAAGGGCAGAGAGTccgtttccgatagaccctcggttGGAGAACGGATGAAAAAAGTAATGACAACAAGCAAGAATAACAACAAGATAAAAATAAGACCGAAGCCAAGAAAGCAATAAAACTCTAGGTAGTAAATAGCAATCTATAAAAAGATATCACACTAACACTAATGCTAGCGAACTGAGTAAGACACAGAGAAGCGCTCAACTACCTACTAGCCTTCTACCCTAATTttcgacctccacaccctcctatctagggtcatgtcctcagtcagCTCTAGCCACGCCATGTCCCGCTTAATCACCTCTCTCCAagacttcttaggcctacctctaTCCCTCTTGATACCCACTAAGGTTAACCTCTCGCACCTTCTAACTGGGGCTTCTATGCTTCTCCTCTTATTATGCCCGAATCATCTCAACCTCGCCTCCCACAACTTATCCTCCACAGGGTCACTCCCATCTTATCCTGAATAACTTCATTCAGAATCTTATCTAATCCGGTATGCCCAAACATCCACCTTAACATCCTCATCTCAGCTaattcatcttctggacatgagaGTTCTTGACAGGCCAACACTCTGCTCCATACAGCATAGTCGGTCTAACTACTACCtagtagaacttacctttaagtctcagcggcacattcttatcacacaagacacCGAAAGCGAGCCTCCACTTCAACCATCCTACTCCGATACGGTGCGTGACATCCCCCATCAATCTCCTCATTACCTTGTATCATatatccaaggtacttgaaactttcTCTCGATGACCTGTGTATCAAGCCCACACCCATGTCTGCTTCCTGGGTAACTTCGTTTAACTTGTACTCCATATACTCTGTCTTGGTCATGCTCAGCTTGAAACCTTTAAGACTCAAGAATCTACCTCCAAACCTCCAGTCTGTGGTCAACACCTCCTCCCCTTGAAGCCAGCAAAGTCAATTATCCCAAGTACTAATAACCACATCGTCAGTCACTCTATAGCATGACATTACTAAGTAGAAGATCATGACATGACTAAGTTATGAAAAGATCATATTGATGCTAATGACACAGCGGAAGCGGGAAGAGAACCACACTAGTGCTAAAATCAATCACAAGGGACAAAGCAAAGTCGTATCCAATATCTAATCCTCCTTCAGCAAAAGCATTTTCAGATGACATATGTTGACCTCTAGTAATTCCTCAAATTTAAAGGGAGTGCCTTCTTTGAAAAAGCTTATAGTCTTCCATTGGACTTTCTTTCTGGATATTTACCAGAATAGAGGACTACACACATTTTAATAGTCTTCCATCGGACTCATATGTCTCGAACCCTTGACATTCAGTCTTCTTCAATTCATCACACTAACGAATTAACTAAGACTCCTCTCGAGCTTGTAGAGAGGATATAATTTAGTTTAGCTCATTGACAATGTTCTCATTCATTCTGTtataaaatacataaaagaaTGTTGTTGTGAAGCCATCCGGACATGAGGCTTTGTCTCCCACACAACTTATGACTGCCTGACAGTCTCCCATATCCTTCGACCAAAACTTCCTCCCCAACCACATCTCGCTTCCTACGTCACTAAAATCAATTCCCTGTAATCTTTCCCTCCAAAACCGCATCATCCTTATACAAATGTAAAGAATCCCTTAATAGCCCCTCCTACCTCCCCTTGAACTCTTATCCTTCCCCCGCCCCCCAAAAACCCCTCTCCCCCATTGTATTCACAAATTTACCATCCAGTCAACAATAGCAAATTGGTGAAAGAATTCTGTTATTATCTTCTTTTTCAACTGTAACAACCTTGATTCTTGTCTGCAACTGATCACTTGAGTAATCATCATATTAACAAGTTCTCCTTGCCCCTCTACTTCACTCCTTACAaacccttccttttcttttcaactCTCCAATTCCGTTCATCAACCCCCTCAACTTCACTTTTGACTCTATCAAACACCTCCCTAGACCAAATTATTAAATAGTTCTCAAGTAGCTTAAAGGAGGAAGGAATCTACTGGACATGGCATCCTGTTCTCCAATTCCAGCTAGCTCCCTGAAGTTGTTTGCAACTCCATGTTTTaatctcattactctgctaaaaCCTATCAAGTATCAATATAGAATACCACAAGTGGAACTTGGATAACACATGGGAACATCTTCCAAACAATTGAATATCAGAAATGTGTCAACTTTCAATGTTAATCTTCACTCACCAAATATTCACTGAGTGAACATTGGTCCCAGAGtccttttttttccaattaattGAATTAAGGACAAATTGGCAAGTATTCAACCTTTATGATTGCCACACTTCTTTACCACACTTTCTTTATATTCTGCCTCAAAAAGATTGCACGCTTCTGTATTTGGAAAACTCTTTAGTCTTATCATCTCCATTTTACCCTAATGTTCACCTTTTATGAGAGAAATTAGAAAAAACATGTAGAACTCTCACCACCTCTCATTTTATTGTTGATAGTAAGGACAATTTTGGTACTTGCATATATTTTGCTTGTGTCAGAAACCTTTATTTGTTTCTTAAACTCCATGTGCAATGGAACACAGCCACATAAAACAGGACATAGGGAGTAAAAACCATTTCATACACATCAATaatttgtaaaacacctaatcaGGACTTTCATTTTCTAATTGCTGCCATTACTTACATCTTGCACTATATTATCTCCCTCTTTTTGTTAAGTTAAATTATCCCCCTCTTATGTGTTGCTACATTATTTTGCCACACAAAAAAGTTCTTGAATACTTTAACCAAGCTGCAAAACAATGGAAAGGAAACCATAAAGAAGGAGAAGCTATGAGTCAATTCTAATAAACAAACAGAGAGAACTTCACTACAGTCATTCTCCATTTGATGCCATAAtgctaattaattaaatatttcgTGTTGTAATATACATTGTTATCTAAAGCAATTGCATTGCACTTATACAATTTAACTAGATTTGACATCATTAAAGTGAGGCTTTGATTTTATATATGTTAACCCTAATCATGGGGTATGCACCATAGCTGATCTAAGCCAAAATATTTTACTAAATCAACTATGGACAGGTCATATCAGTCATGCTGCCAAATATCAAAAGTAATGGCAGGACCATGCCGACTACCCAGGTCTAGTGTTTAAATTTATGTTATGTGCCATCGATCAAATCAAACTATTCATAAAAGAGCAAGCACAGAATAACCAAAGATTTGTATTTTCTGGCCGGATTGCTAGCAAAGATAAATTCCACAACCTTGCATTCAATCTGCCCTGGCCTTTCCTGGCTTTCTTCCCTTTGCTTTCCCTTCTCCTTTGTCCCCTGCTGAAGAATTGGCAAAAGAGTCTAACATAGTAACATCAGCAAAACTTTACTTTAGAACCAACTATAAAAACAACAAATGCAATAAAGACCACACCAGGATTCAAGCAACCTCCCTAAAACCAATGAATTACCATCCTAATCATTCATTAGCAAAAATGTCAACAAAAAAGTATTACTTTGATCTGCAAGTGTCAGTAATATAGTAAAACCTAGCAATCAGTTAACTCCTACCTCCAATCCCCCACTACTTCATCACAGCAAAAGAAATTCTAATATTCTCTGTAACTTAAACACATAAAACAACAAAGATATATTATACCATTATGCACTGGCACTAAGATTCATACATACCATATCCCTTACAGTTGCAAACAAACAATAAATTCACCCGATCAACCAAAAAACGAATGAGCGTAGAAAATTACttgtaaataattttttaaaaaaagtaggATCAACTCCGAATCCATCAAAAAAATTACCTGGTATTTTCTTCTGGAAGGGTGATTAAACTTGCAATTGAACCCAAATTTACACACGCCTGTTTTCATAAAATAAGGACAATCCTGAGCATCAGGTCTTAAAGGGTAAATAAATTTTTTCTTAATCCTATTATTTGCATTAAACCCTCCTCCTTCCTTAGAATCCCCTTCATAGCCATTCTCCTTTTCCCCATCATTCTCATTGTCATTCCCATTAACACTTCCGCTCCTATTTTCCTCATCATAATGATAATCACCATATTCGCCAACATCCCCCCATCCATCATCATtcccttcaacattttcaaccTCGTTTTCAttgatttttccattttcttcAGGATCAAGGTGGTGAAgatcttctttttctctctctttatctAAGGCCTGGTTCAAGACCAGATCACGAAGATCTTCGCATATGATTTGCATCGCCATCTCATCTTCATCATCATTTTCGTTTGGTTGATTTTGATTAGGGTTTTGGATATTGAGATCGGAAGGTAACAACGACGTTTGGGGAGTTTGGGACTCAAACCCTAACTCCTCTTGAGTGTGTTTTGGGgattgattttgattttgattttgaatttgttgttgttcAATTGCTTCTTCCATTGTAGGTTCCTCTACATCTCAATCAGTAAAAACCCTAATTTGAGCAAATTCAGTAAAGTGAAGTGTGCTGAATGGGACAGTGGCTAAATGAGTCAAAATAAATAGCGATTGGGATTTGGGACC
This sequence is a window from Nicotiana sylvestris chromosome 3, ASM39365v2, whole genome shotgun sequence. Protein-coding genes within it:
- the LOC104238435 gene encoding zinc finger CCCH domain-containing protein 67 isoform X3 translates to MEEAIEQQQIQNQNQNQSPKHTQEELGFESQTPQTSLLPSDLNIQNPNQNQPNENDDEDEMAMQIICEDLRDLVLNQALDKEREKEDLHHLDPEENGKINENEVENVEGNDDGWGDVGEYGDYHYDEENRSGSVNGNDNENDGEKENGYEGDSKEGGGFNANNRIKKKFIYPLRPDAQDCPYFMKTGVCKFGFNCKFNHPSRRKYQGTKEKGKQREESQERPGQIECKYYLTSGGCKYGKACKFNHSREKGSISPIAEFNFLGLPIRPGEKECPYYMRTGSCKYGSNCRFHHPDPTTVAGADRSSGYNNGGAVPVQAASHPAASSWSSPRALNDTAPYVPMMYPPTQGIPSPNTEWNGYQAPVYPTAEKRLPTPPAFGMNNPATKTNYYPRPLQPLLVEEYPERPGQPDCSYFIKTGDCKYKFNCKFHHPKSRVSKANSSTLNEKGLPLRPDQTVCSFYSRYGICKFGPACKFDHPENYVGSGSSTEYGFDQPQQSQMSLGWQGRELEVDR
- the LOC104238435 gene encoding zinc finger CCCH domain-containing protein 67 isoform X2, which codes for MEEAIEQQQIQNQNQNQSPKHTQEELGFESQTPQTSLLPSDLNIQNPNQNQPNENDDEDEMAMQIICEDLRDLVLNQALDKEREKEDLHHLDPEENGKINENEVENVEGNDDGWGDVGEYGDYHYDEENRSGSVNGNDNENDGEKENGYEGDSKEGGGFNANNRIKKKFIYPLRPDAQDCPYFMKTGVCKFGFNCKFNHPSRRKYQQGTKEKGKQREESQERPGQIECKYYLTSGGCKYGKACKFNHSREKGSISPIAEFNFLGLPIRPGEKECPYYMRTGSCKYGSNCRFHHPDPTTVAGADRSSGYNNGGAVPVQAASHPAASSWSSPRALNDTAPYVPMMYPPTQGIPSPNTEWNGYQAPVYPTAEKRLPTPPAFGMNNPATKTNYYPRPLQPLLVEEYPERPGQPDCSYFIKTGDCKYKFNCKFHHPKSRVSKANSSTLNEKGLPLRPDQTVCSFYSRYGICKFGPACKFDHPENYVGSGSSTEYGFDQPQQSQMSLGWQGRELEVDR
- the LOC104238435 gene encoding zinc finger CCCH domain-containing protein 67 isoform X4, with amino-acid sequence MEEAIEQQQIQNQNQNQSPKHTQEELGFESQTPQTSLLPSDLNIQNPNQNQPNENDDEDEMAMQIICEDLRDLVLNQALDKEREKEDLHHLDPEENGKINENEVENVEGNDDGWGDVGEYGDYHYDEENRSGSVNGNDNENDGEKENGYEGDSKEGGGFNANNRIKKKFIYPLRPDAQDCPYFMKTGVCKFGFNCKFNHPSRRKYQYYLTSGGCKYGKACKFNHSREKGSISPIAEFNFLGLPIRPGEKECPYYMRTGSCKYGSNCRFHHPDPTTVAGADRSSGYNNGGAVPVQAASHPAASSWSSPRALNDTAPYVPMMYPPTQGIPSPNTEWNGYQAPVYPTAEKRLPTPPAFGMNNPATKTNYYPRPLQPLLVEEYPERPGQPDCSYFIKTGDCKYKFNCKFHHPKSRVSKANSSTLNEKGLPLRPDQTVCSFYSRYGICKFGPACKFDHPENYVGSGSSTEYGFDQPQQSQMSLGWQGRELEVDR
- the LOC104238435 gene encoding zinc finger CCCH domain-containing protein 67 isoform X1, with amino-acid sequence MEEAIEQQQIQNQNQNQSPKHTQEELGFESQTPQTSLLPSDLNIQNPNQNQPNENDDEDEMAMQIICEDLRDLVLNQALDKEREKEDLHHLDPEENGKINENEVENVEGNDDGWGDVGEYGDYHYDEENRSGSVNGNDNENDGEKENGYEGDSKEGGGFNANNRIKKKFIYPLRPDAQDCPYFMKTGVCKFGFNCKFNHPSRRKYQTLLPILQQGTKEKGKQREESQERPGQIECKYYLTSGGCKYGKACKFNHSREKGSISPIAEFNFLGLPIRPGEKECPYYMRTGSCKYGSNCRFHHPDPTTVAGADRSSGYNNGGAVPVQAASHPAASSWSSPRALNDTAPYVPMMYPPTQGIPSPNTEWNGYQAPVYPTAEKRLPTPPAFGMNNPATKTNYYPRPLQPLLVEEYPERPGQPDCSYFIKTGDCKYKFNCKFHHPKSRVSKANSSTLNEKGLPLRPDQTVCSFYSRYGICKFGPACKFDHPENYVGSGSSTEYGFDQPQQSQMSLGWQGRELEVDR